From the Pseudomonadota bacterium genome, the window TTCGACCCGCCGTCAGGAAATCGATTTGAGTTTTACGGAGCCGTATTTTCTCGACCGAGACGTCGCGGCCGGGTTCGACGTTTTTCGCAAGGATGTCGACTTTCAGGATGAAAGTTCCTTTGACCAGCAAACGCTTGGATCCACTTTACGCGCCGACTATACCGTCGCGGAAGATCTTCGCCACGGACTGCAATACACCTTGCGCCAAGATGAAATCAGCAATGTGGATGTAGGCGCCTCGCGGCTGATCAGGGAGCAAGCGGGCACCTCAGTCACCTCATCTATTGGGCATTCCCTCACATATGACAAACGCGATAGTCGGATCAAGCCAACTGAAGGTTATCGCGTACAATTTGGCCAGGAAGCGGCGGGCTTGGGCGGGGATGTGCACTTTCTAAAGCATACGCTCACCTCTTCCTACCATGTGCCGCTATGGTTGGATTGGGTTGGCAGTGCAGTTTTGCGCCAGGGTCACATTACCGGATTGGGGGAAGACGTACGCATTAACGATCGATTCTTTTTGGGCGGCGCAACTCTGCGTGGTTTCGAACCCGGCGGTGTTGGTCCGCGGGACGGTATTACAGACGATTCTCTTGGCGGCAATTTATTTTATTCAGCCACAGCTGAAATCACTGTCCCTCTCAACTTGACCAAGGATCTTGATGTTGATGCCGCGTTATTCTCCGATATCGGCACACTTACTCAAGTCGATGATAATGGCGCCGAGATATTGGATGTTAGTGATCCGCGCGCGTCGATCGGAATTGGCTTCGCCTATTCGTCTCCGTTTGGTCCCATACGGGTTGATTACGCGCGAGCAGTACTAAAGGAAGGTTTCGACCAAACGGAGAATTTCAGATTTAGTTTCGGAGCAAGATTTTGAGCAAGATTCAGTATTTCATTTCGGCGCCACTGGTTTTGTTGGCGCTAGCCTTACTTCATGCGGCGTCGCCGGTCGCCAAAGCGCAGAATACGGAACCTGTAATCATTGCGGTCGTGGAGTTACAGGCGATCATGAGCGATGCTGCAGCAGCAAAATCGGTAAAAGCGCAAATTGAGGGTAAGCGCACTCAGTACCAAGTGGAGATAACGTCCGAGGAAGCCCGCTTACGCGAGCTTGAGCAAGAGCTCGCACGGCAGCGTTCAGTTCTTTCACCAGAGGCCTATGCCGCGCGGCGACGAGAGTTCGAGGGAGATGTTGCAGCGGTTCAACGAATCGTGG encodes:
- a CDS encoding OmpH family outer membrane protein, with product MSKIQYFISAPLVLLALALLHAASPVAKAQNTEPVIIAVVELQAIMSDAAAAKSVKAQIEGKRTQYQVEITSEEARLRELEQELARQRSVLSPEAYAARRREFEGDVAAVQRIVVDRRRELDQAYAGGVRQLQVELSNIIAEIATERGITLVIPEVQTLFVDKSLRISREVLRRLDERLPDLTLKFGLN